In Edaphobacter dinghuensis, one genomic interval encodes:
- a CDS encoding amylo-alpha-1,6-glucosidase, producing MNWLCMHRGERLLRKGWFIRQVSLLAGFFLVVSAARVIAQETYTADTALQTRYAAVHGRVGFLGGNATAGLEGWVYPLQIFRGLQLSFHFVGASSEIASAPLLRHIEYTPTTIERTYAGADFTVRETLFVPQNLPGAILTYVVDSKRPIQIAIRFVPVLDMMWPVATGGQEIHWLPDTNAYLLDEPTQRFHALLGSPDTVLHDDLINTNMPLTSEHVLRMTLGAAKTVHVFMAADTHGAKETHDLYERLISNAATLEVDATQQQRQRAENAMRIETPSAEVNKALAWSELALDQAWVCNPTLGCGLVAGYGPSRGLARRPQYAWFFAGDALTAMHALLLTGDFVRARDTLLFLMRYQDPHNGMMWHEMSQSASYVNWARDYPYMFPHVDITFQFIATLGEYASATGDTQFLKNHWSNIESAYQYCSSLIDPADGLPKVPVGKEGSDEQEHPREELALAVAWVRASEAYANIAELTGHADLVQLARVASLRASKAIPAHFWNGQRKFWSSGILKDGQPEEAMHLPPPASFLLLDPSQQKEVLDRIASPKFETPWGTRGVSSASKTFDPSSYATGSVWATSTATAAIELWQGDRPNEAWKVWSTLLPWLKLDAMGHIHETLSGSSFRPQIESVPEQTWSSSMFVASFLQGVLGEQLDAVQHRLTLEPNLPAEWSYLSVQRLHVGDTTMDVTIRCFEDRIELQVRSKGVPVELAFKPMLPAGAKFTMAQADQQRVMNAMQQGRERVSIPVLIKPDGETHVVSVAYQIIR from the coding sequence GTGAATTGGTTATGCATGCACAGAGGCGAACGGCTATTGCGAAAGGGATGGTTTATTAGGCAGGTTTCGCTGTTAGCTGGATTTTTTCTTGTTGTTTCTGCGGCTCGGGTGATTGCACAGGAGACCTATACGGCCGATACTGCATTGCAGACACGTTATGCGGCGGTGCATGGACGAGTGGGATTTTTGGGTGGCAATGCTACTGCTGGCCTCGAAGGCTGGGTTTATCCGTTGCAGATCTTCCGCGGACTACAGCTCTCTTTTCATTTTGTCGGAGCTTCGAGCGAGATTGCCTCTGCGCCACTGCTTCGGCACATCGAATACACGCCAACTACGATAGAGCGCACATACGCAGGTGCCGATTTCACGGTGCGGGAGACGCTATTCGTCCCGCAGAATCTTCCGGGAGCAATACTTACCTATGTGGTGGATTCGAAGCGACCGATTCAGATTGCAATACGCTTTGTGCCGGTACTAGACATGATGTGGCCCGTTGCGACGGGCGGGCAGGAGATTCACTGGCTCCCGGATACGAATGCCTATCTGCTGGATGAGCCGACTCAACGCTTTCATGCATTGCTGGGTTCACCTGATACCGTGTTGCATGATGACCTGATTAACACCAATATGCCGTTGACCTCGGAGCACGTGTTACGTATGACTTTGGGCGCTGCGAAGACTGTCCATGTGTTTATGGCTGCGGATACGCATGGCGCAAAGGAGACCCATGACCTCTACGAAAGGCTTATCTCCAATGCTGCAACGCTGGAGGTCGATGCGACGCAACAGCAACGTCAACGAGCCGAAAACGCCATGCGGATTGAAACTCCCTCTGCAGAAGTGAATAAGGCACTTGCGTGGTCGGAGCTCGCACTAGATCAGGCATGGGTTTGCAATCCAACGCTTGGGTGTGGACTTGTCGCCGGCTATGGTCCATCCCGTGGGTTGGCGAGGCGACCGCAATATGCATGGTTCTTTGCCGGGGATGCTCTTACCGCAATGCATGCGCTGCTACTGACAGGAGACTTTGTCCGCGCCAGGGATACGCTGCTCTTTCTAATGCGCTATCAGGATCCGCATAACGGCATGATGTGGCATGAGATGTCGCAAAGTGCAAGCTATGTGAACTGGGCCAGGGATTATCCGTACATGTTTCCGCATGTCGATATTACATTCCAGTTCATCGCGACGCTTGGCGAGTATGCCAGTGCAACCGGCGATACTCAGTTTCTGAAAAATCATTGGAGCAATATAGAGAGTGCTTATCAATATTGTTCTTCGTTGATTGACCCAGCCGACGGACTTCCTAAGGTTCCAGTTGGCAAAGAGGGAAGTGATGAGCAGGAGCATCCTCGGGAAGAACTGGCACTCGCCGTGGCTTGGGTTAGGGCATCAGAGGCGTATGCAAATATCGCTGAACTAACAGGGCACGCAGATCTTGTACAACTTGCGCGAGTGGCCAGCCTTCGCGCAAGTAAAGCCATTCCTGCACATTTCTGGAATGGGCAAAGGAAGTTTTGGAGTTCGGGGATTCTGAAAGATGGGCAGCCGGAAGAAGCCATGCATCTGCCGCCGCCTGCCTCTTTTTTATTGCTCGATCCTTCACAGCAAAAAGAGGTCCTCGATCGTATTGCGAGCCCAAAATTTGAAACCCCATGGGGTACGCGCGGAGTTAGCAGTGCAAGCAAGACCTTCGATCCATCTTCTTATGCCACAGGCAGCGTATGGGCGACGAGCACGGCAACGGCGGCGATAGAGCTATGGCAGGGAGACCGCCCCAATGAGGCGTGGAAGGTGTGGAGCACCCTGCTGCCGTGGTTGAAGCTGGATGCGATGGGGCACATCCATGAGACGCTCTCAGGTTCTTCTTTTCGTCCGCAGATTGAATCGGTGCCCGAGCAGACCTGGTCTTCGTCAATGTTTGTGGCTTCATTTTTGCAGGGTGTGCTTGGAGAACAGCTCGATGCAGTGCAACATCGACTTACTTTAGAACCCAATCTGCCTGCGGAATGGAGCTACCTTTCGGTGCAGCGTCTCCACGTCGGTGACACTACGATGGATGTGACGATTCGCTGCTTCGAAGATCGAATCGAGCTGCAGGTACGCAGCAAAGGGGTTCCTGTTGAGCTAGCCTTCAAGCCAATGCTGCCTGCGGGGGCTAAGTTTACTATGGCGCAAGCGGACCAGCAGCGGGTGATGAATGCGATGCAGCAAGGAAGGGAAAGGGTAAGCATTCCGGTTCTCATCAAACCAGATGGTGAGACGCATGTTGTGAGCGTTGCGTATCAGATTATAAGGTAA
- the metH gene encoding methionine synthase → MSTTDTAIAPETRPLRLSGSQPFTQQPGVYIMIGERTNVAGSPKFAKLVKEGKYEEAVSIARQQVENGANVIDICMDEGMIDGVAAMTRFLQLLASEPEVAKVPFMVDSSKWEVIEAGLKCLQGKGIVNSISLKEGEEKFRQNAATVLKYGAAVVVMAFDENGQAASYEEKIRICERAYRILVDDVGFPPEDIIFDPNILTVATGMEEHNNYAVDFINATRWIKANLPHAKVSGGVSNISFSFRGNNKVREAMHAAFLYHAIEAGMDMGIVNAGMLEVYEEIEPELKVLVEDVLLNRRPDATERLVEHGETLKHVGAAVSEKKTEEWRNGSVEERLSHALVKGIDTYIELDAEEARVKLGRPLLVIEGPLMDGMGVVGDLFGAGKMFLPQVVKSARVMKKAVAHLTPFMEAEKAALAASGQEVKAQGKVLLATVKGDVHDIGKNIVGVVLACNNYEVIDMGVMVPSEKILERAKAENVDLIGLSGLITPSLDEMVHVAREMERQGFKLPLLIGGATTTRTHTAVKIAPHYSEPVVHVLDASRAVPVTTSLLSVEGKAEFVAQHRAEYESLRKAHAAPRQKAVPLETARARRTPIEWRTDDIATPAFTGVRVLDNFPLATLRKFIDWTPIFHAWGLKGVYPRILEHETQGEQARQIFKDANALLDLIIENSLIAARGVYGFFPANAVGDDIELYTDETRTEVLDRFHFLRQQVNREGSEPCRSLADFIAPKETGLKDYMGGFAVTSGIGLKGLCDRYRAENDDYNAIMAEAVGDRLAEAFAECLHKRVRDEWGYGCEESLCNEDFIEEKYRGIRPAPGYPACPDHTEKGTIWRLLDVQANTEMKITESFAMWPGSSVSGLYFAHPQSRYFSLGKIDRDQVADYHKRKGMSVAEVERWLGPNLNYDPTE, encoded by the coding sequence GTGAGCACAACTGATACTGCGATTGCGCCGGAGACCAGGCCATTGCGTCTTTCGGGATCGCAGCCTTTTACCCAGCAGCCAGGCGTTTACATCATGATCGGCGAGCGTACAAATGTAGCCGGATCGCCGAAGTTCGCAAAGTTGGTGAAGGAAGGGAAGTACGAGGAAGCAGTCAGTATTGCCAGACAGCAGGTTGAGAATGGCGCGAACGTCATCGATATCTGCATGGACGAAGGCATGATTGACGGCGTTGCTGCAATGACGCGTTTTCTGCAGTTGTTGGCTAGCGAGCCTGAAGTCGCCAAAGTTCCCTTTATGGTGGACTCCTCAAAGTGGGAGGTCATCGAGGCGGGGCTCAAGTGCTTGCAAGGCAAAGGCATTGTGAACTCGATCTCTTTGAAAGAAGGCGAAGAGAAGTTTCGTCAGAACGCTGCGACGGTGCTGAAGTATGGCGCAGCGGTGGTGGTGATGGCCTTCGATGAGAATGGCCAGGCAGCCAGCTATGAAGAAAAGATTCGCATCTGCGAGCGTGCCTACCGAATTCTTGTTGACGATGTTGGTTTTCCACCGGAAGACATTATCTTCGATCCGAACATTCTCACTGTCGCCACAGGCATGGAGGAGCACAACAACTACGCGGTTGATTTTATTAATGCCACGCGCTGGATCAAGGCTAACCTGCCGCATGCGAAGGTCAGCGGGGGCGTCTCGAACATCTCGTTCAGCTTTAGGGGCAATAATAAAGTTCGCGAGGCCATGCACGCGGCGTTTCTTTATCACGCCATTGAAGCGGGCATGGACATGGGCATTGTGAATGCCGGAATGCTCGAGGTATATGAGGAGATTGAGCCCGAGCTAAAGGTCCTAGTCGAAGATGTGCTGCTCAATCGGCGTCCTGATGCTACAGAACGCTTAGTGGAGCACGGCGAAACGCTGAAGCATGTTGGTGCGGCTGTAAGCGAGAAGAAGACTGAAGAGTGGCGCAATGGTTCGGTCGAGGAGCGACTTTCTCACGCACTGGTCAAAGGAATAGACACGTATATCGAGCTTGATGCCGAGGAGGCTCGTGTCAAGCTGGGGCGACCTCTGTTGGTGATCGAAGGCCCCTTGATGGACGGCATGGGTGTAGTGGGTGATCTGTTCGGAGCTGGCAAGATGTTTCTGCCACAGGTGGTCAAGTCTGCGCGCGTGATGAAGAAGGCTGTAGCTCATCTGACGCCTTTTATGGAAGCCGAGAAAGCTGCTCTGGCTGCGTCTGGGCAGGAGGTCAAAGCGCAGGGAAAAGTTCTGCTCGCAACGGTCAAGGGTGACGTTCACGATATTGGCAAAAATATCGTCGGTGTCGTTCTCGCGTGTAATAACTACGAGGTCATCGATATGGGGGTGATGGTTCCCAGTGAAAAAATCCTCGAACGCGCCAAGGCAGAGAATGTTGATTTGATTGGGCTCAGCGGTTTGATTACGCCGTCACTCGATGAGATGGTACATGTGGCTCGAGAGATGGAGCGTCAGGGATTCAAGTTACCACTGCTGATTGGCGGAGCGACTACGACTCGTACCCATACGGCGGTCAAGATTGCGCCGCACTATAGTGAGCCGGTCGTGCACGTGCTGGATGCCAGCCGCGCAGTTCCTGTGACGACTAGTCTTTTGAGTGTGGAAGGTAAGGCAGAGTTTGTCGCGCAACATCGCGCGGAATATGAGTCGCTTCGCAAAGCTCACGCTGCACCCCGCCAGAAGGCTGTTCCTCTTGAGACCGCTCGCGCAAGACGAACTCCGATCGAATGGCGAACTGACGATATAGCCACGCCCGCGTTTACAGGGGTACGTGTGTTGGATAACTTTCCTCTGGCCACGCTGCGTAAGTTCATCGACTGGACGCCAATCTTTCATGCTTGGGGACTGAAAGGCGTTTATCCCCGCATCCTTGAGCATGAGACCCAGGGCGAGCAGGCCCGCCAGATATTTAAAGATGCTAACGCTCTTTTGGATCTCATCATTGAGAATAGCCTTATTGCAGCGCGCGGGGTCTATGGATTCTTTCCTGCCAATGCTGTTGGTGACGACATCGAGTTGTACACCGATGAGACGCGCACAGAGGTGCTAGACCGATTCCACTTCCTTCGTCAGCAGGTAAACAGGGAAGGCAGTGAGCCGTGCCGGTCGCTCGCCGACTTTATTGCACCAAAAGAGACTGGGCTGAAAGATTATATGGGCGGGTTTGCCGTAACCAGTGGAATTGGTCTGAAAGGGCTATGCGACAGATATCGTGCTGAGAACGACGACTATAACGCGATTATGGCGGAAGCTGTCGGTGATCGATTGGCGGAGGCTTTTGCTGAATGTCTGCACAAACGAGTGCGAGATGAGTGGGGCTATGGTTGTGAAGAAAGCCTGTGCAACGAAGATTTTATTGAAGAGAAGTACAGAGGGATCAGGCCAGCCCCAGGCTATCCAGCGTGCCCCGACCATACGGAAAAAGGCACAATATGGCGCTTGCTCGATGTGCAGGCGAATACCGAGATGAAGATTACAGAGTCGTTTGCAATGTGGCCTGGTTCCAGCGTGAGTGGGCTGTACTTCGCACATCCTCAATCGCGATATTTCAGCCTTGGCAAGATCGACCGCGACCAGGTTGCTGATTATCACAAACGTAAAGGGATGAGCGTGGCCGAGGTGGAACGGTGGCTCGGTCCAAATCTGAACTATGATCCTACTGAATAA